One Candidatus Zixiibacteriota bacterium DNA segment encodes these proteins:
- a CDS encoding fructose-bisphosphatase class II codes for MSDDLRFNIGDQRLSYQGGKEVRQYTHENIMEFNQRHHSVLSKYSLELVGNAVTTIDGRINNRSNLGALRNRQLREAVKLSAALSAMAVGLHGFGSWKNVPEAEQTNDKKNELKRANDRTAAQIMAEVLQTTTESLPVGEEVVIESTITEGVRVKPGKEAGGNPTIAVGALFGKKEHRSTYGLKMPESVTLLTMGNDVVEGTGKSVAGQHSSMTTLFISESGVKRHLPDIYVQRWMSGAYFEEFDPREASVIDAAEVIAKAYGMSGIDKLSAFFLNRKRHHPAMDDLNANGVATPFDQDGDLFPSILLGLDGLKFPNGRGLHSMIGEIGGSAEWAVGVLPLIWRGGQAIGMLTSQSSLTKPNMTPEKLWAERFHYTEDEFIQIQDGRFEHKPYFTVKDIMEDPFAGGIAAFGAISDNYFYPDMKGVTCDRDKDLAHVNVFIVNSLGVMELWSMTFKCLKGIDCSIEKMVSPKEMIEDLRGSELMSTITEMLADENMRKRFRIFFNNEYYPALIPVRDKMVLLHRTIDALIERKALAEVDREITSIVEDVASDWFIRAES; via the coding sequence ATGAGCGATGATCTCAGATTCAATATAGGCGACCAAAGGCTTTCGTATCAGGGAGGCAAGGAAGTCCGCCAGTATACTCATGAGAACATTATGGAGTTTAATCAGAGGCATCATTCTGTTCTCTCGAAATATTCCCTCGAGTTGGTCGGGAATGCTGTCACGACGATAGATGGTAGAATCAACAACAGATCGAACCTGGGAGCGCTACGCAACCGTCAGCTTCGGGAAGCTGTGAAGCTGTCTGCGGCTTTGTCGGCAATGGCTGTCGGGCTTCATGGGTTTGGAAGCTGGAAGAATGTCCCAGAAGCGGAGCAGACCAACGATAAGAAAAACGAACTCAAACGTGCGAATGACAGGACTGCGGCACAGATAATGGCTGAAGTGCTTCAGACAACGACCGAGTCTCTTCCCGTCGGCGAAGAGGTCGTGATCGAGTCGACCATCACCGAGGGTGTGCGGGTTAAGCCGGGTAAAGAGGCAGGTGGCAATCCTACGATAGCTGTCGGCGCTCTTTTTGGCAAGAAAGAGCACAGATCCACGTACGGGCTGAAGATGCCGGAATCAGTCACTCTGTTGACAATGGGGAATGATGTCGTTGAGGGAACAGGCAAGTCGGTTGCGGGCCAGCATTCGAGCATGACCACGCTTTTCATCAGTGAATCAGGTGTCAAGCGGCATCTGCCCGATATTTATGTGCAACGCTGGATGTCCGGTGCTTACTTCGAAGAGTTTGATCCTCGCGAAGCGAGTGTGATCGATGCTGCTGAAGTGATTGCAAAAGCCTATGGCATGTCCGGCATCGACAAACTATCGGCGTTTTTCCTCAACCGTAAGCGCCATCATCCGGCAATGGATGATCTGAACGCAAATGGTGTCGCGACACCGTTTGATCAAGATGGCGATCTATTTCCATCGATTCTTCTCGGGCTGGACGGCCTCAAGTTTCCGAACGGCAGAGGCCTCCATTCTATGATAGGGGAAATCGGCGGTTCAGCCGAATGGGCCGTTGGGGTGTTGCCATTGATTTGGCGCGGCGGCCAGGCCATAGGCATGCTGACCAGTCAGTCGTCGCTTACTAAACCGAATATGACTCCGGAGAAACTCTGGGCCGAGCGATTCCACTACACCGAGGATGAGTTTATACAGATTCAGGACGGGCGATTCGAGCACAAGCCGTACTTTACGGTAAAGGATATAATGGAAGATCCGTTCGCGGGTGGAATTGCGGCATTCGGAGCCATATCCGACAACTACTTCTATCCCGACATGAAAGGCGTGACGTGCGATCGGGATAAAGACCTCGCTCACGTGAATGTTTTCATCGTAAATTCACTTGGCGTAATGGAGCTGTGGTCGATGACATTCAAATGTCTCAAGGGCATCGATTGTTCGATTGAGAAGATGGTTTCTCCCAAAGAGATGATCGAGGATCTCAGAGGATCAGAACTGATGAGTACTATCACTGAAATGCTTGCTGACGAAAATATGCGGAAACGGTTCAGGATCTTCTTCAACAATGAGTACTACCCCGCGCTGATTCCGGTTCGTGACAAGATGGTGCTTCTACACCGCACGATCGACGCGCTCATAGAACGAAAAGCTCTCGCTGAAGTGGATAGAGAAATCACCAGCATAGTCGAGGATGTTGCATCGGATTGGTTCATTAGGGCTGAATCTTGA
- the ubiE gene encoding bifunctional demethylmenaquinone methyltransferase/2-methoxy-6-polyprenyl-1,4-benzoquinol methylase UbiE yields MNRREDTPSRVDSHIMFDRISARYDFLNHLLSFGQDFLWRRKVALLMKRYAHETVLDLACGTCDLILTAFKYNRDIRLGLGIDMADRMLALGSHKVDRSGLSNKISLTRGDGMSLPVRDNSVDFSMISFGIRNMVDPPRALSELCRVLKPRGRLAVLEFSLPQNRFLRAIYLVYFRKILPRLGGLISGDYQAYNYLDKTVETFSYGEKFCRMMLEAGFGDVQMRPMTFGTVILYVGVKG; encoded by the coding sequence GTGAACCGGAGGGAAGATACTCCATCCCGGGTCGATTCACATATCATGTTCGACCGGATTTCCGCCCGCTACGACTTTCTGAATCATCTCCTCTCATTTGGGCAGGATTTTCTCTGGCGCAGGAAGGTCGCTCTGCTGATGAAGCGGTATGCTCATGAGACAGTCCTCGATCTTGCATGCGGCACCTGTGATCTGATTTTGACTGCATTCAAATATAATCGCGATATCAGGCTTGGCCTCGGCATCGACATGGCTGACAGAATGCTAGCGCTTGGGTCTCACAAGGTGGACAGGAGTGGCCTTTCGAATAAGATATCTCTCACTCGGGGCGACGGCATGAGCCTGCCGGTCAGGGATAACTCCGTCGATTTCTCGATGATTTCATTCGGCATCAGGAACATGGTCGATCCTCCCAGGGCGCTCTCCGAGCTTTGCAGAGTTCTTAAGCCGCGCGGCAGGTTAGCGGTACTCGAGTTTTCGCTGCCGCAGAACAGGTTTCTCAGGGCGATATATCTGGTCTATTTCAGGAAGATTCTACCGCGTCTCGGTGGATTGATCTCAGGCGACTACCAAGCGTACAACTATCTCGACAAGACTGTCGAAACTTTTTCCTACGGGGAGAAGTTCTGCAGAATGATGCTCGAAGCAGGCTTCGGTGATGTGCAAATGAGACCGATGACGTTTGGAACCGTCATTCTCTATGTAGGGGTGAAGGGATGA
- a CDS encoding isochorismate synthase, with protein sequence MEHRFHNLQNELTGDISELPLTLCVRIDEVKLLHWLHSCGQSPRFYWSSRDGKTEIAGYGSALKIESADIESSMKECFDLAERITSLCDDDSVIFLGGCRFDANSRRGSEWNGFHDARFTLPEVSIHRNDSDYFACFAATVRVDSAIDKVLSRLESSVTRLSLRTEAFGAVDHAVIARIDTPDQSGWTPTVDAYLDLIKRGRVDKIVAARRTDFRFTEAVDPCTFLDELLSSNRSCFGFMLEPQRGHAFVGASPERLFRLHKGRIETEALSGTAVRGETDEENGSTGRDLLADDKNLREHRFVLDDITTKMDALCSSKVDRDDLSLMKLSNVMHIYAKLSGTIRSDISIGDIVSRMHPTPAVGGVPCDAALEIIREYEPFDRGWYAAPVGIIGKDFAEMTVAIRSALIAKKNLSLFAGAGIVDGSEARSEWMELEHKTAPALKLLGGVLV encoded by the coding sequence TTGGAACATCGATTCCACAATCTTCAGAATGAGCTCACCGGCGATATCAGCGAATTGCCACTGACGCTCTGTGTGAGAATCGACGAGGTCAAACTACTCCATTGGCTGCATTCTTGTGGCCAATCTCCAAGATTCTACTGGTCATCCAGAGATGGAAAGACTGAGATTGCTGGTTACGGAAGTGCTCTGAAGATTGAATCGGCCGATATTGAAAGCTCTATGAAAGAGTGCTTCGACCTCGCAGAGAGAATCACCAGTCTGTGTGATGACGACTCTGTCATCTTTCTCGGTGGATGCAGATTCGATGCAAATTCCCGGCGAGGCAGTGAATGGAATGGTTTCCATGATGCCCGGTTCACACTGCCTGAGGTTTCGATTCATCGCAATGACAGCGACTACTTCGCTTGTTTCGCGGCCACTGTCAGAGTTGACTCAGCCATTGATAAGGTTTTGTCACGCCTCGAATCTTCGGTAACTCGACTGAGCTTGCGAACCGAGGCGTTTGGAGCCGTGGATCACGCAGTTATCGCGCGCATCGATACTCCAGATCAATCAGGCTGGACACCGACCGTTGATGCATATCTCGATCTGATCAAGAGAGGCCGGGTCGACAAAATCGTCGCGGCAAGGCGCACGGACTTTAGGTTCACCGAAGCGGTCGATCCGTGTACATTCCTCGATGAGTTACTGTCATCGAATCGAAGCTGTTTCGGATTTATGTTGGAGCCGCAGCGAGGCCACGCATTTGTCGGTGCCTCACCGGAAAGGCTCTTCAGACTGCATAAAGGCAGGATCGAAACAGAGGCGCTATCCGGTACGGCGGTCAGAGGCGAGACCGATGAGGAGAATGGATCGACCGGACGCGACCTTCTTGCAGACGATAAGAATCTTCGCGAACACCGATTTGTCCTGGATGACATCACCACCAAGATGGATGCTCTCTGCTCAAGCAAGGTCGACAGGGATGACCTGTCGCTTATGAAGTTGAGCAATGTGATGCACATCTATGCGAAGCTATCAGGAACGATTCGTTCGGATATTTCTATCGGTGATATCGTATCTCGAATGCATCCGACCCCGGCAGTCGGTGGTGTTCCTTGCGACGCGGCTTTGGAGATCATAAGAGAGTACGAGCCATTTGATCGCGGGTGGTATGCCGCCCCTGTCGGCATCATCGGCAAGGACTTTGCCGAGATGACGGTAGCAATACGCTCCGCTCTGATTGCTAAAAAGAATCTATCGTTGTTTGCCGGAGCCGGCATAGTTGATGGATCGGAAGCACGCTCCGAATGGATGGAACTCGAACATAAAACAGCACCGGCGTTGAAACTGCTCGGTGGAGTCCTGGTTTGA
- the pruA gene encoding L-glutamate gamma-semialdehyde dehydrogenase has translation MTEVRVGNFRIPYPKNEPIHSYAPGSPERKKLEDAIEKLKSQKADIPMVINGEEIRVGIPIKITAPHDHSLVLGQNYQGGAEQVAAAVKAAMDAKQMWSAMPAWERASVFLKAADLLAGPYRYIMNAATMLTHSKNAFQAEIDCVCELVDFFRFNAYYMQMIYDQQPDSSPTMWNRLDYRPLEGFVFAVTPFNFVSIAGNLPSAPAIMGNTTVWKPASSVVYTAYIIMQIFKEAGLPNGVINMVTARGADIGKLVLENPDLGGIHFTGSTGVFQSMWKTVGANIANYKSYPRIVGETGGKDFVFVHNSADISQTVTALVRGAFEYQGQKCSAASRAYIPKSIWPALKDSLLSQVGSLKMGDPTDFKNFFNAIIDKSAYDSIVEYVDYANGSSDCEVLCGGKYDDSKGHFIEPTVVLAKDPHFKLMEEEIFGPVLTLYVYDDAKFTETLHICDETSPYALTGAIFSRERAPIEEAIKILRNAAGNFYINDKPTGAVVGQQPFGGARASGTNDKAGSFLNMIRWASPMTIKETFVPPTDYRYPFMG, from the coding sequence ATAACGGAGGTCAGAGTGGGTAATTTCAGAATTCCATACCCGAAAAATGAGCCGATTCATAGTTATGCGCCCGGCTCTCCCGAGAGAAAGAAACTCGAGGATGCGATAGAGAAGTTGAAATCTCAAAAAGCCGACATTCCGATGGTGATAAACGGCGAAGAGATAAGAGTCGGCATTCCTATTAAGATCACTGCCCCACACGATCATAGCTTAGTGCTCGGTCAGAATTATCAGGGGGGAGCGGAGCAGGTTGCCGCAGCAGTCAAAGCTGCTATGGACGCCAAACAGATGTGGTCTGCGATGCCTGCGTGGGAGCGTGCTTCGGTATTCCTGAAAGCCGCAGACCTGCTGGCGGGACCGTATCGGTATATCATGAATGCAGCGACCATGCTGACTCACTCGAAGAATGCATTTCAGGCCGAAATCGACTGCGTCTGCGAGCTTGTCGATTTCTTCAGGTTCAACGCTTACTACATGCAGATGATTTATGACCAGCAACCGGACAGCTCTCCGACCATGTGGAATCGTCTCGACTACAGGCCGCTCGAAGGATTCGTATTCGCGGTGACGCCATTCAATTTCGTGTCGATTGCCGGAAATCTTCCCTCCGCGCCGGCAATCATGGGAAATACTACAGTCTGGAAACCGGCATCTTCGGTGGTGTATACTGCATACATTATCATGCAGATATTCAAAGAAGCGGGTCTTCCGAATGGTGTGATTAACATGGTCACCGCGCGGGGCGCTGACATTGGCAAACTCGTTCTTGAGAATCCCGATCTCGGTGGCATTCATTTCACCGGCAGCACGGGCGTGTTTCAGTCAATGTGGAAGACAGTCGGCGCGAATATCGCAAACTACAAGTCTTATCCGAGAATCGTCGGCGAAACCGGCGGCAAGGATTTCGTGTTTGTTCACAATTCCGCGGATATCAGTCAAACCGTCACAGCGCTGGTGCGTGGCGCATTTGAATATCAGGGGCAGAAATGCTCGGCAGCTTCACGCGCTTATATTCCGAAATCGATCTGGCCGGCTCTGAAGGACAGTCTCCTATCCCAGGTCGGCAGTCTAAAGATGGGTGATCCGACAGATTTCAAGAATTTCTTCAACGCAATAATCGATAAGTCGGCATACGACAGCATCGTCGAATACGTCGACTACGCCAACGGATCGAGCGACTGTGAGGTTCTCTGTGGGGGGAAATACGATGATTCCAAGGGGCATTTCATCGAACCGACAGTTGTTCTCGCGAAAGATCCTCATTTCAAGCTGATGGAAGAGGAGATTTTCGGGCCGGTGCTGACCCTGTACGTCTATGATGATGCCAAGTTCACCGAAACACTGCATATCTGTGATGAGACTTCGCCCTACGCTCTGACTGGCGCGATTTTCTCGAGAGAGAGAGCTCCTATCGAGGAGGCAATCAAGATCCTGCGCAATGCTGCCGGGAATTTCTATATCAATGACAAGCCGACCGGAGCAGTCGTAGGGCAGCAGCCGTTCGGAGGCGCGCGGGCATCGGGAACGAACGATAAAGCGGGAAGTTTCCTCAATATGATTCGGTGGGCGTCGCCGATGACAATAAAAGAGACTTTTGTACCACCGACCGATTACAGATATCCGTTTATGGGATAA
- a CDS encoding MFS transporter: MSIFDSPAKKSALLVFTLTSLLTPFMAASINIALPQIGEYFAIDAVLLSWVATSFLLTAAMFLVPFGRMADIYGRKKIFTIGILAYTLFSLACGLSTSVTMLIVFRVLQGIGSAMIFGTGIAILTSVFPADERGQVLGINVAAVYFGLSAGPFFGGLLTEHLGWRSVFYVNVPVGILIVLIVLWRLRGEWAEAKGERFDLFGSFIYCISLVLIMYGFSLLPNLPGFWFIAAGIAAVLLFVWWELRVESPVFNMNLFRKNSVFALSNLAALVNYAATYAVTFLLSLYLQYIKGFGAESAGIILVSRPIVMAVTSVFAGRLSDRIEPRVVASIGMALVTVGLVLLIPIGSSTSLGFIITALMILGLGFGLFSSPNMNAIMGSVERKYYGVASGTAGTMRLLGQMFSMGIATLLFAVYIGRVPITPSNHDVFLSSVRAAFVIFSALCFAGIFASLARGKLRGR, from the coding sequence ATGAGCATCTTCGATAGCCCCGCAAAGAAATCCGCGCTTCTGGTTTTCACTCTGACATCGCTTCTGACGCCATTTATGGCGGCATCGATTAACATCGCCCTTCCGCAGATTGGTGAGTATTTCGCTATAGATGCTGTCCTGCTGAGCTGGGTGGCAACGTCATTCCTGCTTACCGCAGCGATGTTCCTGGTTCCGTTTGGGAGAATGGCGGACATTTACGGTCGCAAGAAAATATTCACTATTGGTATCTTGGCGTACACGCTTTTTTCGCTGGCGTGCGGGTTATCGACCTCTGTCACAATGCTGATTGTGTTCCGAGTCCTGCAGGGAATTGGCAGCGCGATGATCTTCGGAACCGGTATAGCAATCCTGACATCTGTCTTTCCGGCGGACGAGAGAGGGCAGGTGCTCGGCATAAACGTAGCAGCAGTCTATTTCGGCTTATCCGCAGGGCCGTTTTTCGGGGGACTGCTGACCGAACACCTCGGTTGGCGGAGTGTATTCTATGTGAACGTACCCGTCGGGATTCTGATTGTCCTGATAGTTCTCTGGCGGTTGAGAGGTGAGTGGGCGGAGGCGAAAGGAGAGAGGTTCGACCTTTTCGGATCGTTCATCTACTGCATCTCTCTTGTTCTCATCATGTACGGCTTCTCATTGCTGCCAAATCTTCCCGGTTTCTGGTTCATTGCCGCTGGAATCGCGGCTGTGCTCCTGTTTGTGTGGTGGGAGCTGCGTGTCGAAAGTCCTGTATTCAATATGAATCTGTTCAGAAAGAACAGCGTATTCGCTCTTTCAAATCTTGCGGCACTCGTGAACTACGCCGCAACATACGCGGTCACGTTCCTGCTCAGTCTATATCTTCAATATATCAAGGGCTTCGGAGCTGAGAGCGCTGGAATCATACTGGTTTCGCGACCGATTGTGATGGCTGTGACATCTGTGTTTGCCGGGCGGCTTTCTGACAGGATCGAGCCGAGAGTGGTGGCGTCGATTGGCATGGCGCTCGTCACGGTCGGCCTTGTGTTGCTAATCCCAATCGGCAGTTCAACTTCGCTTGGGTTTATCATCACCGCCCTAATGATACTCGGTCTCGGGTTCGGGCTTTTTTCGTCACCGAATATGAACGCAATTATGGGTTCAGTCGAACGCAAGTACTACGGCGTGGCATCGGGGACTGCCGGCACGATGCGCCTTCTGGGACAGATGTTCTCGATGGGCATTGCGACGTTACTGTTTGCGGTGTATATCGGACGGGTCCCGATCACACCATCAAACCACGATGTATTCCTAAGCAGTGTCCGGGCAGCATTCGTGATCTTCTCAGCACTCTGTTTCGCAGGTATTTTCGCTTCGCTGGCGAGGGGGAAGCTTAGAGGAAGGTAG
- the menD gene encoding 2-succinyl-5-enolpyruvyl-6-hydroxy-3-cyclohexene-1-carboxylic-acid synthase: MIAPNITYLWSSLIIEELVRCGVTRFCISPGYRNTPLVLAAAENPGVDSTIHVDERGAAFYAIGYAKACGKPVALICTSGTAVANYFPAIIEASQSTTPLIVLTADRPIELRDTGANQTIDQVDIYGRYSRWSVDLPKPSAAVSADFILTTVDQAAYRARRAPAGPVHLNCQFAEPLTPEQDDSIPTMYRSKITGWENDVAPYTEYAQPRIEPTVDMWDNISNMIAESRRGIIVAGCLGAEQDSAITSVLSKDLKMPLLACVSSGLRFSREVSDNLISTYDLILRDSRISSRLRPDLILHLGGPIVSRTLAKYVENSGARYIVVNETPFRQDAGHCVSVRIEMDPGSFCRGLRGYDASGESELLPLFKQLDSICTDELNSLHAASSITNEFAVARELLKLIPSDCGLFLANSMPVRDADGCGFKTSRSISVGVNRGASGIDGNIASAVGFAQGLERRTVLLIGDLAFLHDLNSLFLVRQSQYPMTIVLINNNGGGIFSLLPIADQTERFETFFGTPHGVDVQHASSLFDIHYSRARSTAEFISLCQDSFAGGKSSIIEVRTDRQQNAKEHRDIWDRVSDAIGKHFRQD, from the coding sequence TTGATTGCACCTAACATCACGTATCTCTGGTCCAGCCTCATTATTGAGGAATTGGTGCGTTGCGGCGTGACAAGATTTTGCATATCACCCGGCTACCGGAACACACCTCTCGTGCTCGCCGCCGCAGAGAATCCGGGAGTGGATTCGACTATTCACGTAGATGAGCGAGGCGCTGCATTTTATGCCATTGGCTATGCAAAGGCCTGCGGAAAACCTGTGGCATTGATATGCACGTCCGGCACTGCAGTTGCGAATTACTTTCCGGCAATCATCGAGGCATCGCAGTCAACAACTCCGCTCATAGTGCTCACAGCCGACAGGCCCATCGAACTTCGCGACACCGGCGCGAATCAGACGATAGATCAGGTCGACATATATGGGAGATACTCCCGGTGGAGCGTCGATCTTCCGAAACCGTCTGCAGCCGTGTCCGCAGATTTTATCTTGACGACCGTCGATCAAGCCGCCTATAGAGCGAGGAGAGCTCCGGCTGGACCGGTTCATCTCAATTGCCAATTTGCAGAGCCGCTGACTCCCGAACAGGATGATTCTATTCCCACCATGTATCGGTCCAAAATCACCGGATGGGAGAATGACGTTGCTCCGTACACAGAATATGCTCAACCCCGCATAGAACCGACCGTGGACATGTGGGACAATATCAGCAATATGATAGCTGAGTCCCGGCGCGGCATAATCGTGGCTGGCTGTCTCGGTGCTGAGCAAGATAGTGCGATCACCAGCGTGCTTTCGAAAGACTTGAAAATGCCGCTTCTGGCGTGCGTGTCATCGGGACTGAGATTTTCGCGAGAAGTCTCAGATAACTTGATCAGCACGTATGATCTGATTCTCAGAGACTCACGAATCTCCAGCCGGCTGCGCCCCGATCTGATCCTCCATCTGGGAGGACCAATTGTCTCCAGGACTCTCGCGAAGTATGTCGAAAACTCCGGCGCGAGATATATCGTTGTAAATGAGACACCTTTCAGACAAGACGCCGGACACTGTGTCTCTGTGAGAATCGAGATGGATCCGGGCAGCTTCTGTCGCGGTTTGCGCGGATATGATGCGAGTGGAGAATCGGAACTGCTGCCACTGTTCAAGCAGCTCGATTCAATCTGCACCGATGAGCTTAATTCCCTGCATGCAGCGAGCAGCATCACCAATGAGTTTGCAGTTGCGCGCGAGTTGCTCAAGCTAATTCCAAGTGATTGTGGTCTATTTCTGGCAAACAGTATGCCGGTGCGCGATGCTGATGGCTGCGGTTTCAAAACCTCTCGATCGATCAGCGTGGGAGTGAATCGTGGCGCGAGCGGGATCGATGGGAACATTGCATCGGCAGTTGGATTCGCGCAGGGTCTCGAGCGTCGGACAGTCCTTCTGATCGGTGATCTTGCGTTCCTGCACGATTTGAATTCGCTGTTTCTTGTAAGGCAATCTCAGTATCCAATGACGATAGTACTGATCAACAATAATGGCGGCGGGATTTTCTCCCTGCTGCCGATTGCGGATCAAACAGAGCGTTTCGAGACGTTTTTTGGAACGCCGCACGGTGTCGATGTTCAACACGCCTCGTCGTTGTTCGATATTCATTATTCCCGCGCTCGGAGCACGGCTGAGTTCATAAGTTTGTGTCAGGACTCGTTTGCAGGCGGCAAGAGTTCGATTATTGAGGTCAGGACAGACCGCCAGCAGAATGCAAAAGAGCACCGCGATATCTGGGATCGAGTATCAGATGCGATCGGAAAGCACTTCCGGCAGGATTGA
- a CDS encoding 3-isopropylmalate dehydratase large subunit produces MGQTIAEKIFSNKSGRKVVPGEIVEIAPDIAMSHDNTADISNTFYKIGVDEVARPDIHVIVLDHCSPPATEKYAENHRTVREFVEKQGIKNFFDVNRGICHQVLIEEGFITPGSVVVGSDSHTTHYGCLGAFGAGIGRSEMAVVMATGQLWLRCPETIKMTFDGSLQEGITTKDLTLHIIGTIGADGALYKCVEFHGETIKDMSFDSRMVFSNMSVEMGAKAGIIPPDQKTADYLKGRARREYENVLPDADAEYEQELHFDLNKLEPQVACPHTVDNVKPVSEVAGTKINMAFLGTCCNARLEDLHVAAAMVKGKKIAKGVRFQVTPASQQVYLDAVKDGTVETLMESGAYITNSNCGPCLGAHMGVPAPDEVVISTANRNFKGRMGSKKAYVYLASPATVAAAALAGEIIDFRKV; encoded by the coding sequence ATGGGTCAGACTATAGCAGAGAAGATATTTTCTAATAAGTCGGGACGCAAGGTTGTACCGGGAGAAATCGTGGAGATTGCACCCGACATTGCCATGTCTCACGACAATACCGCGGACATCTCGAACACGTTCTACAAAATAGGCGTCGACGAAGTCGCCCGGCCAGACATCCATGTGATCGTGCTCGATCACTGCTCCCCCCCCGCGACCGAAAAATATGCAGAGAATCACAGGACCGTTCGCGAGTTTGTGGAGAAGCAGGGAATCAAGAACTTCTTCGATGTCAATCGTGGCATTTGCCATCAGGTGTTAATTGAGGAGGGATTCATAACGCCCGGAAGCGTGGTGGTGGGATCGGACTCGCACACTACACACTACGGATGCCTCGGTGCATTCGGTGCCGGAATCGGCAGATCGGAGATGGCGGTTGTGATGGCCACCGGTCAGTTGTGGCTGCGCTGCCCGGAGACAATCAAAATGACTTTCGACGGTAGCCTTCAGGAGGGTATCACAACAAAAGACCTGACCCTTCACATCATCGGCACGATCGGTGCTGACGGCGCGCTGTACAAATGCGTCGAGTTCCACGGAGAGACTATCAAAGATATGTCGTTCGACTCACGCATGGTATTCTCGAATATGTCGGTCGAGATGGGAGCCAAGGCCGGTATCATCCCGCCAGATCAGAAGACAGCGGACTATCTCAAAGGTCGCGCAAGACGTGAATACGAGAATGTCTTACCCGACGCCGACGCCGAATACGAGCAGGAATTGCATTTCGATCTTAATAAACTCGAACCGCAGGTGGCATGCCCGCACACGGTTGACAATGTCAAACCTGTAAGTGAAGTCGCGGGCACGAAGATCAACATGGCATTCCTTGGAACGTGCTGTAACGCGCGGCTCGAAGATCTTCACGTAGCGGCGGCGATGGTCAAGGGTAAGAAAATCGCGAAAGGCGTTCGTTTCCAGGTGACGCCAGCGTCGCAACAGGTGTATCTGGATGCAGTGAAAGACGGCACGGTCGAGACACTCATGGAATCCGGTGCGTATATCACTAATTCGAATTGCGGCCCCTGCCTCGGCGCGCATATGGGCGTACCTGCTCCCGATGAAGTTGTCATTTCGACTGCGAACCGCAATTTCAAGGGGCGTATGGGATCGAAGAAGGCGTACGTCTACCTCGCGTCTCCGGCGACAGTCGCGGCAGCGGCGCTTGCGGGTGAGATAATCGATTTCAGGAAGGTGTGA
- the aroF gene encoding 3-deoxy-7-phosphoheptulonate synthase: MIYSFEKTDPVKTDFLGVLRQHDVDFELIDHDRSVVRILGSVQNGIGEKLAEVYGGRRRLTVTKEPLDNIYSDFKDRSRISLIAGPCSVESEEQLASIASFIRSKGLRYIRGGAYKPRTSPDSFQGMGMPGLRIISTAAKAAGLKVVSEVMDRSQIDTLVEHADIIQIGSRNMFNYTLLTALGSIDKPVLLKRGMAATVDEWLKAAEYISRGGNNSIILCERGIRTFEPRTRNTLDIAAIHLAKQLSDYPVIADPSHAAGHRDIVIPLAVAAVASGADGIMVEIHPEPDSALSDRDQALSFDRFEKLLQRLDDLHISHK; encoded by the coding sequence ATGATATACAGTTTCGAGAAAACAGATCCTGTGAAGACAGACTTCCTGGGAGTCTTGCGGCAGCATGACGTCGACTTCGAACTGATAGACCATGACCGATCGGTCGTGAGGATTCTCGGGTCTGTGCAGAACGGCATCGGCGAGAAGCTCGCGGAGGTCTATGGGGGACGCAGGCGTCTGACTGTCACAAAAGAGCCGCTGGACAATATCTACTCTGATTTCAAAGACAGAAGTCGCATCAGTCTGATAGCGGGGCCATGCTCGGTCGAATCGGAAGAGCAGCTTGCGTCGATTGCGTCGTTCATAAGAAGCAAAGGTTTGCGATATATCCGTGGCGGGGCATACAAGCCCAGAACATCACCCGATTCGTTTCAGGGCATGGGAATGCCGGGACTGCGGATTATCTCAACCGCTGCGAAAGCAGCCGGATTGAAAGTAGTATCCGAAGTGATGGACCGCTCACAAATCGACACGCTCGTGGAGCACGCGGACATCATTCAAATCGGGTCACGGAATATGTTCAACTACACGCTTCTCACGGCGCTCGGGTCTATAGATAAGCCGGTGCTTCTCAAGCGGGGAATGGCTGCGACAGTTGACGAATGGCTGAAAGCCGCAGAATATATAAGCAGGGGTGGAAACAATTCGATCATACTCTGCGAACGAGGTATCCGTACTTTCGAACCGAGAACGAGAAATACACTCGACATTGCAGCGATACATCTTGCGAAGCAGCTTTCCGACTATCCTGTGATCGCCGATCCGTCACACGCCGCCGGCCATCGAGATATTGTAATTCCTCTCGCCGTGGCCGCTGTAGCATCCGGAGCAGACGGCATTATGGTCGAGATTCATCCTGAACCGGACTCTGCTCTTTCAGATCGCGATCAGGCACTTTCTTTTGACCGGTTTGAGAAGTTGCTCCAACGTCTGGATGATCTCCACATTTCTCACAAATGA